A genomic window from Sulfurospirillum multivorans DSM 12446 includes:
- a CDS encoding winged helix-turn-helix transcriptional regulator: MENFSDKYEKCPMYYAMSILEGKWKWIILWKISETKVIRYNRLKEMLQPIAHKTLSQQLKELESHNIIHREQYNQVPPKVEYSLTPEGETLIPILSLMYQWGKEHMKPGEALDGGACLSS, encoded by the coding sequence ATGGAAAATTTCAGCGATAAATACGAAAAATGTCCGATGTATTATGCGATGTCGATTCTAGAGGGAAAGTGGAAGTGGATTATTTTGTGGAAGATATCTGAGACAAAAGTCATACGCTACAATCGTTTAAAAGAGATGCTACAGCCCATCGCGCATAAAACGTTGAGTCAGCAGCTCAAGGAGCTTGAGAGCCATAACATCATTCACAGAGAGCAGTACAACCAAGTGCCTCCCAAAGTAGAATACTCGCTCACTCCAGAGGGCGAAACACTTATACCGATTTTAAGTTTGATGTATCAGTGGGGAAAAGAGCACATGAAACCAGGTGAAGCGCTTGATGGAGGAGCATGTTTAAGCTCTTAA
- a CDS encoding flavodoxin family protein: MKIVAINGSPRKNANTTTLLKNALEGAAKNGAQTELIHLYDLNYQGCVSCFACKLKSGKSYGKCTHKDELKPLLEKLRDADAILLGSPIYFGNITGMMRSFIERLAFQYTLYDVNYSSLFPRKIPIGLMYTMNLDEKRMREWGYVEALSGLEKRLGSIFGSSEALYVTDTYQFKDYSKYEVTAFSEPHKAQRRKDVFPKDCEKAFDMGVRFATLGVSPTFCSEMAPH; encoded by the coding sequence ATGAAAATTGTAGCGATCAATGGAAGTCCACGTAAAAATGCCAATACCACAACCCTGCTTAAAAATGCCCTTGAAGGCGCAGCAAAAAATGGTGCTCAAACAGAGCTGATTCACCTTTACGACCTCAACTATCAAGGCTGTGTAAGCTGCTTCGCCTGTAAACTCAAAAGTGGAAAATCCTATGGAAAATGCACGCACAAAGATGAGCTCAAACCTCTTTTAGAAAAACTACGAGATGCAGATGCCATTCTCTTAGGCTCACCCATTTACTTTGGAAATATCACCGGAATGATGCGCTCTTTCATCGAACGTTTAGCCTTTCAATACACCCTTTACGATGTCAATTACTCTTCTTTGTTCCCTCGAAAAATACCCATAGGGTTGATGTACACGATGAATTTAGATGAAAAACGAATGCGAGAATGGGGTTATGTTGAAGCGCTTAGTGGTCTTGAAAAAAGACTGGGCAGTATATTTGGCTCTTCCGAAGCACTCTATGTCACCGATACCTACCAGTTTAAAGACTACTCCAAATACGAAGTAACCGCTTTTAGCGAACCGCACAAAGCCCAAAGGCGTAAAGATGTGTTCCCAAAAGATTGCGAAAAAGCGTTTGATATGGGAGTTCGCTTTGCCACGCTAGGTGTTTCACCTACGTTTTGCAGTGAAATGGCGCCACATTAG
- a CDS encoding SapC family protein: protein MALHIINQPQDQTKAVNDALGYPNLETMISVPLGIGEFYEACKDYPILFTKNKEGDWLAIALLGFNDKNVYLDETRRFKKGKYLPAFLRRYPFILVQNEGKEGFSLGIEEEALEALNASNQPRALFKEDKTPSDLTKNTLDFLIRFQGELQACSAFVKELEAWELLVEKSATVLDEEGKTHTINGFFTLNEEKLNHLSEKKKLDICKKGATPFMTAHLISLSNIRRLGL from the coding sequence ATGGCATTGCATATTATCAACCAACCGCAAGATCAAACCAAAGCTGTCAATGACGCCCTTGGCTATCCAAACTTAGAGACGATGATAAGCGTTCCTTTGGGCATTGGAGAGTTTTACGAAGCGTGCAAGGACTATCCGATTTTATTTACGAAAAATAAAGAAGGGGACTGGCTTGCCATCGCGTTACTTGGTTTTAACGATAAAAACGTCTACTTAGATGAGACCCGTCGTTTTAAAAAAGGCAAATACCTTCCTGCTTTTTTGAGACGTTATCCGTTTATTTTGGTTCAAAATGAGGGAAAAGAGGGCTTTTCTTTAGGTATTGAAGAAGAGGCTTTGGAAGCATTAAACGCCTCAAATCAACCAAGAGCGCTTTTTAAAGAGGACAAAACGCCGAGCGATTTGACCAAAAACACGTTGGATTTTCTCATTCGTTTCCAAGGCGAATTGCAAGCGTGCAGCGCTTTTGTTAAAGAACTCGAAGCATGGGAGCTTTTGGTGGAAAAAAGTGCCACTGTTCTGGATGAAGAGGGTAAAACACATACCATCAATGGCTTTTTTACGCTCAATGAAGAAAAACTGAACCACCTAAGTGAGAAGAAAAAACTCGACATCTGCAAAAAAGGAGCGACTCCTTTTATGACTGCGCATCTGATCTCGCTGAGCAATATCAGACGATTGGGTTTGTAG
- the acs gene encoding acetate--CoA ligase, with product MSQLFEPSRALSKEARIKNMCEYKELCIQADEDFEGYWDKLAREKIEWFKPYDRVLNEDNAPFYKWFEGGKLNVTHQCLGRHLKTRKNKAAIIWEGEDGKRRIITYLQLFYRVNRLANLMRNKFGIKKGDRVVLYMPMIPEAAFAMLACAKIGAIHSVVFGGFSAEALRDRIQDAEAKLVITADGAFRRGKPYMLKPVVDEALSVGCESCEKVLIVQRNFEDIDYVPGRDYVYNEIIMNESQYCDPEWMDSEDPLFLLYTSGSTGKPKGVQHGSAGYILWAQYTMEHVFDVKENDTFWCTADVGWITGHTYIVYGPLAMGATTIMYEGVPTFPDVGRWWSMIEEHRVNQFYTAPTAIRLLHKEGADAPSKYDLSSLKVLGTVGEPINPDAWMWYYEQIGGGNCPIVDTWWQTETGGHMITPLPGATPIKPGSATFPLPGIKAEIIDEHGNPTPKGEKGFLCITKPWPSMIRNIWGDSDRFVKSYFGDCKKDGKPVYFSGDGAMYDDDGYIVITGRTDDVINVSGHRIGTAEIEAVLAHHENVAEVAVVGRPDPIKGEGIFAYIVIKGEDSLSEEVYMIQELNKLIVKEIGNIAKLDAIRFVPGLPKTRSGKIMRRILRSIAKKEPITQDISTLEDPSIVEKIQNLIEF from the coding sequence ATGTCACAACTTTTTGAACCAAGTAGAGCTTTAAGTAAAGAAGCCAGAATTAAGAACATGTGTGAGTACAAGGAGCTTTGTATCCAAGCGGATGAGGATTTTGAAGGCTATTGGGACAAGTTAGCACGTGAGAAAATTGAGTGGTTTAAGCCTTATGATAGAGTATTAAATGAAGATAATGCTCCGTTCTACAAATGGTTCGAAGGTGGCAAATTAAATGTTACGCATCAGTGTTTAGGACGTCATTTAAAGACTCGCAAAAATAAAGCAGCGATTATCTGGGAGGGTGAGGACGGCAAACGTCGCATTATCACCTATCTTCAACTTTTCTACCGTGTTAACCGCTTGGCAAACTTGATGCGCAATAAATTTGGCATCAAAAAAGGGGATCGTGTTGTTCTTTATATGCCAATGATTCCTGAAGCGGCATTTGCGATGCTTGCATGTGCAAAAATTGGTGCAATTCACTCCGTTGTTTTTGGTGGGTTCTCTGCTGAAGCGTTACGTGATCGTATCCAAGATGCTGAGGCTAAGCTTGTCATTACCGCCGATGGTGCATTTCGTCGTGGTAAACCTTACATGTTAAAACCCGTTGTGGATGAAGCACTCAGTGTCGGGTGTGAGAGTTGTGAAAAAGTACTGATCGTTCAGAGAAACTTTGAAGACATCGACTACGTTCCAGGACGTGACTATGTTTACAACGAGATCATCATGAATGAATCTCAGTACTGTGATCCTGAATGGATGGACTCAGAAGATCCACTCTTCTTGCTCTACACATCAGGAAGTACTGGCAAACCAAAAGGTGTTCAACACGGAAGTGCTGGCTACATCCTTTGGGCGCAGTACACGATGGAACACGTTTTTGATGTTAAAGAGAACGATACGTTTTGGTGTACGGCGGACGTTGGTTGGATTACAGGACATACATACATCGTTTATGGACCACTTGCGATGGGTGCAACGACCATTATGTATGAAGGTGTTCCAACGTTCCCCGATGTAGGCAGATGGTGGAGTATGATCGAAGAGCACCGGGTCAATCAGTTCTATACCGCGCCAACAGCGATTCGTTTGCTTCACAAAGAGGGGGCTGATGCTCCTTCAAAGTACGATCTAAGTTCTCTCAAAGTGCTTGGAACCGTTGGTGAGCCGATCAATCCTGATGCGTGGATGTGGTACTATGAGCAAATCGGTGGTGGAAACTGTCCTATCGTTGATACATGGTGGCAAACAGAGACGGGTGGTCATATGATTACGCCACTTCCGGGTGCTACACCGATCAAGCCAGGTTCTGCGACATTCCCACTTCCAGGTATTAAAGCAGAGATCATCGATGAGCACGGCAATCCAACACCCAAAGGTGAAAAAGGATTCTTGTGTATCACCAAACCTTGGCCATCCATGATCCGCAATATCTGGGGCGATAGTGATCGTTTTGTGAAGTCGTACTTTGGGGATTGTAAGAAAGACGGTAAACCGGTTTACTTTTCGGGTGATGGCGCGATGTACGATGATGATGGCTACATCGTCATTACAGGGCGCACCGATGATGTTATCAACGTTTCAGGGCATAGAATTGGTACGGCTGAGATCGAAGCGGTTCTTGCGCATCATGAAAACGTTGCGGAAGTGGCTGTTGTCGGTCGTCCTGATCCGATCAAAGGCGAGGGAATTTTCGCCTATATTGTTATTAAGGGCGAAGATAGCTTAAGCGAAGAGGTGTATATGATCCAAGAGCTTAACAAGCTGATTGTTAAGGAAATTGGAAATATCGCCAAACTCGATGCGATTCGCTTCGTTCCGGGACTTCCAAAAACCAGAAGTGGTAAGATCATGCGAAGAATCCTTCGCTCGATTGCGAAAAAAGAGCCTATCACACAAGATATCTCAACGCTTGAAGATCCAAGCATCGTTGAGAAAATCCAAAATCTCATCGAATTTTAG
- a CDS encoding cation acetate symporter, with protein MRWGLLLLALSNVLFAAGAAEVSGKSEVNMSAIVMFLVFVAGTLGITYWAAKRTKTAKDFYTAGGGITGFQNGLAIAGDYMSAASFLGISGLVYSKGFDGLIYSIGFLVGWPIILFLVAEQLRNLGKYTFSDVASYRLRQTPIRTLAALGSLATVALYLIAQMVGAGQLIQILFGLDYAYAVVMVGILMILYVTFGGMLATTWVQIIKACLLLSGATFMAVMIMYKMDFNVETLFSQAVAVKKSAAIMSPGGLVSDPISAISLGVALMFGTAGLPHILMRFFTVSDAKEARKSVFFATGFIGYFYILTFIIGFGAIVLLTGHPQYFDTVKNTLIGGGNMAAIHSAHAIGGNLFLGFISAVAFATILAVVSGLTLAGASAVSHDLYANVFARGRVDEMTEMRVSKYATIALGIVAILLGIAFEKQNIAFMVGLAFAIAASANFPILFLSMFWRKLTTRGAVYGGGLGLFTAIVLVILSKAVWVDVLHNAAPIYKYGNPALFSVGIAFISIWIISLMDKSDDAAKEIAAYEHQFIRSQTGIGAEGASSH; from the coding sequence ATGAGATGGGGATTGTTGCTTTTAGCATTAAGCAATGTTCTCTTTGCTGCTGGGGCTGCAGAGGTTTCAGGGAAAAGTGAAGTGAATATGTCGGCTATCGTTATGTTCTTAGTCTTTGTTGCGGGAACACTTGGTATTACGTACTGGGCTGCAAAACGAACCAAAACAGCGAAAGATTTTTACACCGCAGGTGGAGGAATTACAGGGTTCCAAAATGGTTTAGCGATTGCGGGTGATTATATGTCAGCAGCATCTTTCCTTGGAATTTCAGGGTTGGTGTATTCCAAAGGTTTTGATGGACTTATTTACTCCATAGGCTTTTTGGTTGGTTGGCCGATCATTCTTTTCTTGGTAGCGGAGCAACTTCGAAATTTGGGTAAATACACCTTTTCTGATGTTGCATCGTACCGTTTAAGACAGACCCCAATTCGCACTCTTGCTGCCCTTGGTTCTTTGGCAACCGTTGCACTTTATTTGATTGCTCAAATGGTTGGTGCAGGTCAATTGATTCAAATTTTATTTGGGCTTGACTATGCGTATGCGGTCGTTATGGTTGGAATTTTGATGATTTTATATGTTACGTTTGGTGGCATGCTTGCAACCACATGGGTACAAATTATTAAAGCATGCCTCTTGCTCTCTGGTGCAACATTCATGGCGGTTATGATTATGTACAAAATGGATTTTAATGTTGAGACACTCTTTTCTCAAGCGGTTGCTGTGAAAAAATCGGCGGCGATTATGAGCCCAGGCGGTCTTGTCAGTGACCCCATTTCAGCGATCAGCTTAGGTGTTGCTTTGATGTTTGGAACCGCAGGTCTTCCACATATCTTGATGCGCTTTTTCACCGTAAGCGATGCTAAAGAGGCTCGAAAGTCCGTCTTTTTTGCCACTGGATTTATAGGTTATTTTTATATTTTAACCTTTATTATAGGATTTGGTGCTATCGTGTTATTAACAGGTCATCCACAATATTTTGATACTGTTAAAAACACATTGATTGGTGGCGGTAATATGGCAGCGATTCACTCTGCTCATGCTATTGGCGGAAACCTTTTCTTAGGATTTATCTCAGCCGTTGCTTTTGCAACCATTTTAGCGGTTGTTTCTGGTTTGACACTTGCAGGTGCAAGTGCGGTCAGTCATGATCTTTATGCCAATGTTTTTGCACGAGGTCGTGTGGATGAAATGACAGAGATGAGAGTGTCTAAGTACGCTACGATTGCTCTTGGTATCGTTGCGATATTATTAGGCATTGCGTTTGAAAAACAGAACATTGCGTTCATGGTTGGACTTGCGTTTGCGATTGCGGCAAGTGCTAACTTCCCGATTCTTTTCCTCTCCATGTTTTGGAGAAAGCTTACAACCAGAGGTGCCGTTTATGGCGGAGGCTTAGGACTTTTTACCGCGATTGTGTTGGTTATTTTGAGTAAAGCAGTTTGGGTAGATGTTCTACACAATGCAGCGCCTATTTACAAATACGGTAATCCAGCACTTTTCTCAGTCGGTATAGCGTTTATCAGTATTTGGATCATCTCTTTAATGGATAAAAGTGACGATGCGGCAAAAGAGATTGCAGCATATGAGCATCAGTTTATTCGAAGTCAAACAGGTATTGGAGCGGAAGGCGCTTCAAGTCACTAA
- a CDS encoding DUF485 domain-containing protein, protein MSQNIYDRVRANPKYTELVQKRSSFAWKLTITILVVYYAFILVIAFSPTTFGQTIGSGVTTVGIPIGFGIIVLSFILTGVYIQRANGEFDDLNNQIKEEARSEK, encoded by the coding sequence ATGAGTCAGAACATCTATGACAGAGTACGAGCTAATCCGAAATATACCGAACTCGTGCAAAAAAGAAGTAGTTTCGCATGGAAGCTAACCATCACTATATTGGTTGTTTATTATGCGTTTATCCTTGTAATTGCTTTTTCACCTACGACCTTTGGACAGACCATTGGAAGTGGCGTAACCACCGTAGGCATCCCCATAGGATTTGGCATCATTGTCTTATCATTTATCTTAACGGGTGTTTATATCCAAAGAGCCAATGGCGAGTTTGATGACTTAAACAATCAAATCAAAGAAGAAGCAAGGAGTGAAAAATGA
- a CDS encoding response regulator transcription factor yields MKILLLEDELMLRSSIEEYLEALGHKVIAFGNGEEAYEAIKKDAFDLLLLDINIPKMSGLNLLKALNEIEHAFPTIFISANVDIDDISQAFELGASDYLKKPFHLKELGLRIDKIKKESAIKNLKHIILNSKYVFSKEEQMLFYNNNVQVLTKKQLQIVTLLSENMGVVVDFEKFRTYVWNDEPIDNASIRAEISRFRKLLKEDFIINLKGVGYKIEKYFPEKNR; encoded by the coding sequence ATGAAAATTTTACTGCTCGAAGATGAGTTGATGTTACGAAGTTCTATCGAGGAGTATCTAGAAGCGTTGGGGCACAAAGTCATCGCTTTTGGTAACGGCGAAGAGGCGTATGAAGCGATCAAAAAAGATGCGTTTGATCTGTTACTTTTAGACATCAACATTCCTAAAATGAGTGGGCTGAACCTGCTCAAAGCGCTCAATGAGATCGAGCATGCGTTTCCGACCATTTTCATCAGTGCCAATGTGGACATCGATGACATCTCTCAAGCGTTTGAATTAGGCGCTTCGGACTATCTCAAAAAGCCGTTTCATCTTAAAGAATTGGGACTTCGTATCGACAAGATCAAAAAAGAGTCTGCAATCAAAAACCTCAAACACATCATCTTAAACTCCAAATATGTCTTCTCCAAAGAGGAGCAGATGCTCTTTTACAATAACAATGTCCAAGTCCTTACGAAGAAGCAGTTACAAATTGTGACACTACTTTCTGAGAACATGGGTGTGGTCGTTGACTTCGAGAAATTCCGCACTTACGTATGGAACGATGAACCCATCGATAATGCCTCTATTAGGGCTGAAATCAGTCGTTTTCGCAAGCTTCTTAAGGAGGATTTTATCATCAATCTTAAGGGTGTTGGGTATAAGATTGAGAAGTATTTCCCCGAGAAAAACCGCTAA
- a CDS encoding sensor histidine kinase, with protein MLQKRKDTKSINQINFMAILFAGVFAFISACLVIVNEYMDFQKEIKIVEESYIQTQQKSAEEQLLLLHNITQYRFSQSEGLSKEQIYQKLKEDMKALISPSNGQNYLFLQHHSGKMLYRSAELPVEDVGKDIVVTEHYAPLDLILGSGVSTKNIENVLAEKKKAYQDKIINFVLKIYMLTLFLYLVSTVEYRYVSDIMKREIRFIVYSFKKASQSYEFIDMEKIKFQEFQEIVTHANVMIEEIKAKNSALVELNSNLEGIVEQKTVELKRSIDFTQELLEKQDRFVKNAIHEINTPLSIILMNIDLYNLKFETNPYLLKIEAAVKVLDNIYEDLAYVVKKDSVVYEKSMINVSTFLKERVDYFEDVAQGNKLHISMDIMPELFILFNEIELQRICDNNLSNAIKYSYEKQPLHVRLYARENEVVFEVENRGEKIKAPKQLFDRYYREDEARGGFGLGLNIVKEICDANDVMIEVDSNESKTCFRYCFTKG; from the coding sequence TTGCTCCAAAAACGAAAAGACACCAAAAGCATCAATCAGATCAATTTCATGGCGATTCTTTTTGCAGGTGTTTTTGCGTTTATCTCCGCGTGTTTGGTCATTGTCAATGAATACATGGATTTTCAAAAAGAGATCAAAATCGTCGAAGAGAGCTACATTCAGACGCAACAAAAAAGTGCCGAAGAGCAACTGCTTTTACTTCATAACATCACGCAGTACCGCTTTTCTCAAAGCGAAGGGCTTTCCAAAGAGCAGATTTATCAAAAACTCAAAGAAGATATGAAAGCACTTATTTCTCCAAGTAATGGACAAAATTATCTTTTTTTGCAGCATCATTCAGGAAAAATGCTCTACCGTAGCGCTGAACTGCCTGTGGAAGATGTGGGCAAAGACATCGTTGTTACGGAGCATTATGCGCCACTGGATCTCATTTTGGGCAGTGGCGTGAGCACAAAAAATATCGAAAATGTACTGGCTGAAAAGAAAAAAGCGTACCAAGATAAGATCATCAATTTTGTGCTGAAAATCTATATGCTCACACTCTTTTTATACTTGGTAAGCACGGTGGAGTACCGCTATGTGAGTGACATTATGAAGCGTGAAATTCGCTTTATCGTCTACTCGTTTAAAAAGGCGTCTCAAAGTTATGAATTTATCGATATGGAAAAGATCAAGTTTCAAGAGTTTCAAGAGATCGTCACCCATGCGAACGTGATGATCGAAGAGATTAAAGCCAAAAACAGTGCGCTTGTGGAGCTTAACAGCAACCTTGAGGGCATTGTCGAGCAAAAGACAGTGGAGCTTAAACGCTCGATTGATTTTACACAGGAGCTCTTAGAAAAGCAAGATCGTTTTGTCAAAAACGCGATTCATGAGATCAACACGCCACTCTCTATCATTCTCATGAACATCGATCTGTACAATCTCAAATTTGAAACCAATCCTTATTTGCTCAAAATTGAAGCGGCGGTAAAGGTGCTCGATAATATCTATGAAGATCTAGCGTATGTCGTGAAAAAAGACAGCGTCGTGTACGAAAAAAGCATGATCAACGTTTCGACGTTTTTAAAAGAACGCGTGGATTACTTTGAAGATGTAGCACAAGGCAATAAACTGCACATCAGCATGGACATCATGCCGGAGCTTTTTATACTCTTCAATGAGATCGAATTACAGCGCATTTGTGACAATAATCTCTCCAATGCGATCAAGTACAGTTACGAAAAACAACCTTTACATGTAAGACTTTATGCGCGTGAAAATGAGGTTGTGTTTGAGGTGGAAAATAGAGGCGAGAAGATCAAAGCGCCTAAGCAGCTGTTCGATCGTTATTACAGAGAAGATGAGGCGCGTGGCGGGTTTGGTTTGGGGCTAAACATCGTCAAAGAGATTTGCGATGCGAATGATGTCATGATAGAGGTTGACTCGAATGAATCTAAAACCTGTTTTCGCTACTGTTTTACAAAAGGATAA
- a CDS encoding agmatine deiminase family protein: MKIRIPAEWEEQEALIVVFPPKMSDWAHSIDAIHQTYLSFITTIARFQKCMVICEDKTALATSLPNLQNIELIQMPTNDTWIRDFGGINIYKNHKRKTYDFVFNAWGNKFEANLDNSITKQLFEEGYLEGKLKSFDFVLEGGSIDSNGQGVMLSTAYCLFEENRNAHLSKKKIKKTLMELFGLKELVILEHGALMGDDTDSHIDTLARFINKNTIAYVKCYDKKDEHYKELRKMEKELQKTDFHLLPLPLPSAKYFNDHRIPATYMNFVLINNAVLVPTYSDACDEEVLAIFERYFPDREVVGIESSVLIREHGSLHCASMNIYKERDDA, from the coding sequence ATGAAAATCCGAATACCTGCCGAATGGGAAGAGCAAGAGGCACTGATCGTCGTTTTTCCTCCAAAGATGAGCGATTGGGCACACTCGATTGATGCGATTCATCAAACCTACTTGAGCTTTATCACCACCATTGCGCGCTTTCAAAAGTGCATGGTCATTTGTGAAGACAAAACAGCACTGGCAACTTCACTGCCAAATCTGCAAAACATCGAACTCATCCAAATGCCAACGAATGACACATGGATACGCGATTTTGGTGGCATTAACATCTATAAAAATCATAAACGCAAGACCTACGACTTTGTTTTCAACGCGTGGGGCAATAAATTTGAAGCCAACTTGGACAACAGCATCACCAAACAGCTTTTTGAGGAAGGCTATTTGGAAGGAAAACTCAAAAGCTTTGACTTTGTACTCGAAGGCGGAAGTATCGACAGCAATGGGCAAGGCGTGATGCTCTCAACCGCATATTGCCTTTTTGAAGAGAACCGAAATGCGCATCTTTCCAAAAAGAAAATCAAAAAAACGCTGATGGAACTTTTTGGGCTTAAAGAGCTGGTTATCCTTGAACACGGCGCACTGATGGGCGATGACACCGACTCGCACATCGACACGTTGGCTCGTTTCATCAACAAAAACACCATCGCGTATGTGAAATGCTACGATAAAAAAGATGAACATTACAAAGAACTTCGCAAGATGGAAAAAGAGCTTCAAAAAACAGACTTTCATCTGCTTCCACTCCCACTTCCATCAGCGAAATACTTTAACGATCACCGCATCCCTGCGACTTACATGAACTTTGTACTGATCAATAACGCCGTGCTCGTTCCAACCTACTCAGACGCTTGCGATGAAGAGGTTTTAGCGATCTTTGAGCGTTATTTTCCTGATCGTGAAGTGGTTGGCATCGAATCATCCGTGCTGATTCGCGAACACGGAAGTTTGCATTGTGCGTCTATGAATATTTACAAAGAGAGAGATGACGCCTAA
- a CDS encoding cation diffusion facilitator family transporter: MTLQKKATVVSSATATILIVIKLFIGILSGSVAVLASAIDSVLDLIVSAFNYFAITKAEQPANKTFNYGKGKIEALAAVIEGTVITVSGLFIFYSAIKKAIFHEPLEHLSESILVMLISLGLTVALVIFLNYVAKKTHSMVVKSDALHYKTDVLSNGAILISLVLIQVTGFELIDSIMGVIISIYIIHSAYEIIRDGVYILLDASLDEEIVESIKNIILEEKELSDFHYLKTRKSANTNFVDVHLVFSPGISLMRAHHAGDRIEEKIKELIPEGEWVINAHLDPYDDSEINDMRQRVKGEMD, encoded by the coding sequence ATGACTTTGCAGAAAAAAGCGACTGTTGTATCGAGTGCTACGGCTACCATTCTTATCGTTATCAAGCTTTTTATTGGAATTTTGAGTGGTTCTGTCGCTGTTTTAGCCTCTGCCATCGACTCTGTTTTAGACTTAATCGTCTCAGCCTTTAACTATTTTGCCATCACGAAAGCCGAGCAACCTGCCAACAAAACGTTTAACTACGGCAAAGGTAAGATCGAAGCACTTGCCGCCGTCATCGAAGGTACGGTCATCACCGTTTCGGGTCTTTTTATCTTTTACAGCGCGATCAAAAAAGCGATTTTTCATGAACCGCTTGAACACTTAAGTGAGTCTATCCTTGTGATGCTCATTTCACTAGGACTGACCGTTGCTTTGGTCATTTTTCTCAATTATGTTGCCAAAAAAACGCACAGTATGGTGGTCAAGTCTGACGCGCTGCACTACAAAACAGACGTGCTCAGCAATGGCGCCATTTTGATCTCTTTAGTACTTATTCAAGTCACGGGATTTGAGCTAATCGACTCCATTATGGGTGTGATTATCTCCATTTACATTATCCACTCTGCGTATGAGATCATTCGCGATGGCGTCTACATTTTGCTGGATGCCTCACTTGATGAAGAGATTGTTGAGAGCATTAAAAACATCATTCTTGAAGAAAAAGAGCTCAGCGATTTTCACTACCTCAAAACCCGAAAATCTGCCAATACGAACTTCGTTGACGTTCACTTGGTTTTTAGCCCTGGCATTTCACTGATGCGAGCACATCATGCAGGAGATCGGATCGAAGAGAAGATTAAAGAGCTGATTCCTGAAGGTGAGTGGGTCATCAATGCCCATCTTGATCCTTACGATGACTCAGAGATTAACGATATGAGGCAACGCGTCAAAGGAGAGATGGATTAA